Proteins encoded within one genomic window of Kaistia algarum:
- a CDS encoding imelysin family protein has product MIAITKRLFLLSPLMMLAGKAFARQQAQFDTPPVIDEAAFRAVTAKSIDAYILPAYGTLKQSTAVLAKVLAESCKAPSATPSAEVTAAFEAVLLAWAGVDFFRFGPIAEQGRHERFSFLPDPHGTGARQLRKILAEPDPALLQPGAVAKLSAAVQGLPVLESLLWASESATESLDYRCQLAVRIAENLDAIAAETLEGWTKADGWKALMLSPGGSNIVYRDVTEPVVEILKSIGVGALQLRDQRLLPALGKSFDAAKPARGVFVRSGMTLPYLRASAVAIGNLVQDSDLLSLAPKEQTALKAETDTALTTFETSLDVGDDWTKALQTKASYDKLRVGFDVLKKVEDIYNYSFPVAAGISPGFNALDGD; this is encoded by the coding sequence ATGATCGCCATCACCAAGCGCCTCTTCCTGCTCTCGCCGTTGATGATGCTGGCCGGCAAGGCATTCGCGCGCCAGCAGGCGCAGTTCGACACGCCGCCGGTCATCGACGAGGCGGCCTTCCGCGCCGTGACGGCGAAGTCGATCGACGCCTATATCCTGCCCGCTTATGGCACGCTCAAGCAGAGCACCGCGGTTCTCGCCAAGGTGCTCGCCGAAAGCTGCAAGGCGCCCTCCGCGACGCCCTCGGCCGAGGTTACAGCGGCGTTCGAGGCGGTCCTGCTCGCGTGGGCCGGCGTCGATTTCTTCCGCTTCGGCCCGATCGCCGAGCAAGGCCGCCATGAGCGCTTCTCCTTCCTGCCCGATCCGCATGGAACCGGCGCGCGGCAATTGCGCAAGATCCTCGCCGAGCCGGATCCGGCGCTGCTTCAGCCGGGCGCGGTCGCCAAGCTCTCCGCCGCGGTCCAGGGCCTGCCGGTGCTGGAGAGCCTCCTCTGGGCCAGCGAAAGCGCCACGGAATCGCTCGACTATCGTTGCCAGCTTGCCGTCCGCATCGCCGAAAACCTCGACGCCATCGCCGCCGAGACGCTGGAGGGCTGGACCAAGGCGGATGGCTGGAAAGCGCTGATGCTCTCGCCCGGTGGCAGCAACATCGTCTATCGCGACGTCACCGAGCCGGTGGTCGAGATCCTGAAATCGATCGGTGTCGGTGCGCTGCAACTACGCGACCAGCGCCTTCTGCCGGCACTCGGCAAATCCTTCGACGCGGCCAAGCCGGCGCGCGGCGTCTTCGTCCGATCGGGGATGACCTTGCCCTATCTGCGCGCCTCTGCCGTCGCTATCGGCAATCTCGTCCAGGATTCCGACCTGTTGAGTCTGGCGCCGAAGGAACAGACGGCGCTGAAGGCCGAGACCGACACGGCGCTCACGACCTTCGAGACGTCGCTGGATGTCGGCGATGACTGGACCAAGGCGCTGCAGACCAAGGCGAGCTATGACAAGCTGCGCGTCGGCTTCGACGTGCTGAAGAA
- a CDS encoding di-heme oxidoredictase family protein, translated as MIRLAALAASASIVFAGSVLAGSPDHGLDFALGKALFHRMWVQAPSSTKANDGLGPLFNEKSCASCHSGTALSASILVTSDGSITDRGLAVRLGDVEGNPDPTYGRQIQPRSVTGIVSEGRVAYRLGGNPPRVTPSFTPERGPLAATTHMSVRQAPALRGIGALGAVDEAAVERIAAEQRAAGDGPSGRPRYVTRDGKRQLGRYGWKAAAPTIAAQTADAFGLDIGMSSPLFPHPYGDCTKAEPDCLAAPNGRDASFDGEEISNQMIGLLTAYIDGLKAPAPVPDARGEALFAATGCAACHVPDMPAMGGGTVRIFSDLLLHDMGPGLDDGVAEPGALSSEWRTAPLLTLSVRRAPDRRYLHDGRAATIADAVSAHGGEAEAARSRFMALSPDDRAALIAYLETL; from the coding sequence GTGATCCGCCTCGCCGCCCTGGCCGCCAGCGCGTCCATCGTGTTCGCGGGGAGCGTTCTGGCGGGATCGCCCGATCACGGGCTCGACTTTGCGCTTGGCAAGGCGCTGTTCCATCGGATGTGGGTCCAGGCCCCCTCCTCCACCAAGGCGAATGACGGCCTCGGTCCCCTCTTCAACGAGAAGAGCTGCGCCAGTTGCCATAGCGGCACCGCGCTTTCCGCTTCGATCCTCGTGACCTCGGACGGGTCGATCACGGATCGCGGCCTTGCCGTGCGCCTCGGCGATGTCGAAGGCAATCCCGACCCGACCTATGGTCGCCAGATCCAGCCGCGATCGGTAACCGGCATCGTCAGCGAGGGCCGTGTCGCCTATCGCCTCGGAGGCAATCCGCCACGCGTGACGCCGAGCTTCACGCCCGAGCGGGGGCCGCTGGCCGCGACGACGCATATGAGCGTGCGCCAGGCTCCAGCGCTACGCGGCATCGGCGCGCTCGGCGCGGTCGACGAAGCGGCGGTCGAACGGATCGCCGCGGAGCAGCGCGCCGCTGGCGACGGCCCCTCCGGACGGCCCCGCTATGTGACGCGCGACGGCAAGCGACAGCTCGGCCGCTATGGCTGGAAGGCGGCGGCGCCGACCATCGCGGCGCAGACGGCCGACGCCTTCGGCCTTGATATCGGCATGTCGAGCCCGCTCTTTCCCCATCCTTATGGCGATTGCACGAAGGCCGAGCCCGACTGCCTCGCGGCACCGAACGGGCGGGACGCCAGCTTCGACGGCGAGGAGATCTCGAACCAGATGATTGGCCTCCTCACCGCCTATATCGATGGCCTGAAGGCACCTGCGCCGGTTCCCGATGCCCGTGGCGAGGCCCTGTTCGCCGCGACCGGCTGCGCCGCCTGCCACGTGCCGGACATGCCTGCCATGGGCGGCGGGACGGTCAGGATCTTCTCCGATCTGCTGCTGCACGATATGGGCCCCGGGTTGGACGATGGTGTCGCCGAGCCGGGCGCGTTGTCATCGGAATGGCGCACGGCTCCCTTATTGACGCTTTCCGTTCGCCGTGCGCCCGATCGGCGTTATCTTCACGACGGAAGGGCTGCGACGATCGCGGACGCCGTCTCCGCTCACGGAGGGGAGGCCGAGGCGGCCCGCTCCCGTTTCATGGCTCTATCCCCGGATGACCGGGCTGCGCTGATCGCCTATCTGGAAACATTATGA
- a CDS encoding multicopper oxidase family protein has translation MISRRTLLSGAAGLAGTALLGNASGARAFTRPLAPVARPGDEKVVRLDLIAKEHSLSLPCFDGHDLPLWTFADQALPPVVRLNLGDRLDTHLVNGLTRPGEHVSIHWHGIRLPNDQDGVPYLVQPPVEPGASYDYSFVPPDTGTFFFHTHCNTVEQLGRGLAGILIIDGDAPEPYDHDQLVVLRDWRLDEARSAFLPFLTLAGAGRAGSFGTVRSVNGATNPEIPLPAVADVRLRIINVDATRISEVGIEGAEAAVVAIDGLACAPFPLRSWKMGPAMRIDVVIRTPADGGTATLYDYFAAKPVPLARFAAHGAPRRTGDFDPAPLAAARIAKPDLEAAETIPFSFSATATGSSVAAAAGDDGLPLGSLCLSAANLWAINQSSWPGTGMDKLPPPLVRLERGRSYRMQLRNATPQMHPIHIHGHSWTVLGSNKRVLPPHFADTVLLLPNEKIDVAFVADNPGRWMMHCHIIEHQETGMMGWYDVA, from the coding sequence ATGATTTCGCGTCGCACGCTGCTCTCCGGCGCGGCTGGACTGGCCGGAACCGCGCTCCTCGGCAACGCCAGCGGCGCAAGGGCCTTCACCCGCCCGCTCGCTCCCGTGGCGCGTCCCGGCGACGAAAAGGTGGTGAGGCTGGATCTCATCGCGAAGGAGCACAGCCTGTCGCTGCCCTGCTTCGATGGCCATGACCTGCCGCTCTGGACCTTTGCCGACCAGGCCCTGCCGCCGGTCGTACGCCTCAATCTCGGCGACCGACTCGATACGCACCTCGTCAATGGATTGACCAGGCCGGGCGAGCATGTCTCGATCCACTGGCACGGCATCCGCCTGCCGAACGACCAGGACGGCGTGCCCTATCTGGTGCAGCCGCCTGTCGAGCCCGGCGCCAGCTATGATTATTCCTTCGTGCCGCCCGATACCGGCACCTTCTTCTTCCACACCCATTGCAACACCGTGGAACAGCTCGGCCGCGGGCTCGCCGGCATCCTGATCATCGATGGCGACGCGCCCGAGCCCTATGACCATGACCAGCTCGTCGTCCTGCGCGACTGGCGGCTGGATGAGGCGAGAAGCGCCTTCCTTCCGTTCCTGACGCTCGCCGGTGCCGGCCGCGCCGGCAGCTTCGGCACGGTTCGCAGCGTCAACGGCGCCACCAACCCCGAAATTCCGCTCCCCGCCGTCGCGGATGTGCGGCTGCGCATCATCAATGTCGATGCCACCCGCATTTCCGAGGTTGGGATCGAGGGCGCGGAGGCGGCGGTCGTCGCGATCGACGGCCTCGCGTGCGCCCCCTTCCCGCTCCGTTCCTGGAAGATGGGCCCAGCCATGCGGATCGATGTGGTCATCCGTACGCCGGCCGATGGCGGCACCGCGACGCTCTATGATTATTTCGCGGCCAAGCCCGTGCCGCTCGCCCGTTTCGCCGCCCATGGCGCGCCGAGGCGGACCGGTGACTTCGACCCGGCGCCGCTCGCCGCCGCGCGGATCGCCAAGCCAGACCTCGAGGCTGCCGAGACCATTCCCTTCAGTTTCTCGGCAACCGCGACCGGCAGCAGCGTCGCCGCCGCGGCCGGCGATGACGGCCTGCCGCTGGGGTCGCTGTGCCTGTCGGCCGCCAATCTCTGGGCGATCAACCAGTCGTCCTGGCCGGGCACCGGCATGGACAAGCTGCCGCCGCCACTGGTGCGCCTGGAACGCGGCCGCAGCTATCGCATGCAGCTTCGCAACGCGACGCCGCAAATGCATCCGATCCATATCCACGGCCATTCCTGGACCGTTCTGGGATCGAACAAGCGGGTGCTGCCGCCGCACTTTGCCGACACCGTCCTGCTGCTGCCGAACGAGAAGATCGACGTCGCCTTCGTCGCCGACAATCCGGGTCGCTGGATGATGCACTGTCACATCATCGAGCATCAGGAGACCGGCATGATGGGCTGGTACGACGTCGCGTGA
- a CDS encoding imelysin family protein, giving the protein MNAFRLILGAAAATLLATAAFAAEPPTADAVLKTYGDIAQAKYEDALAGAKTLGTAVDALIASPSQATLDAARSAWIASRPAYMETEGYRFGNAIVDDWEGRVNSWPLDEGLIDYVDPKTYGDSSDANPLYTANVIANKEIQIGPDKVDATVINAELLNKLQEAGDVSANVATGYHAIEFLLWGQDLNGNGPGAGNRPATDYDTQNCTNGNCDRRAAYLKAATELLAADLAEMVADWQPDGAARKQLAEKGADGGLATILTGIGSLSYGELAGERTKLALLLHDPEEEHDCFSDNTANSHYYDQAGMVSIWQASYKRTDGTVVSGASLRDYVDAKHPEAAKRLDEAMAAATAKMQVLKDTSDGGEKFDQMIAAGNDKGNKIVEDVVDTLVAQARATEGVVSALGLTIKLEGSDSLDNPAAVAQ; this is encoded by the coding sequence ATGAACGCTTTCCGACTGATCCTCGGCGCCGCAGCGGCGACGCTGCTGGCGACAGCCGCCTTTGCGGCCGAGCCCCCGACCGCCGACGCCGTGCTGAAGACGTATGGCGACATCGCGCAGGCAAAATATGAGGACGCCCTCGCCGGCGCGAAGACACTCGGGACGGCGGTCGACGCGCTGATCGCTTCGCCCTCGCAGGCGACGCTCGATGCGGCCCGCTCGGCCTGGATCGCTTCGCGCCCCGCCTATATGGAAACCGAGGGCTATCGCTTCGGCAACGCGATCGTCGACGATTGGGAAGGCCGCGTGAACTCCTGGCCGCTCGACGAAGGCCTCATCGACTATGTCGATCCCAAGACCTATGGCGACAGCTCGGACGCGAACCCGCTCTATACCGCGAACGTCATCGCCAACAAGGAAATCCAGATCGGCCCGGACAAGGTCGACGCCACGGTGATCAATGCGGAACTGCTGAACAAGCTTCAGGAGGCGGGCGACGTCTCGGCCAATGTGGCGACCGGCTATCACGCGATCGAGTTCCTGCTCTGGGGCCAGGACCTGAACGGCAATGGTCCGGGCGCCGGCAACCGCCCCGCCACCGACTACGACACCCAGAATTGCACCAATGGCAATTGCGATCGCCGCGCCGCCTATCTCAAGGCCGCGACCGAATTGCTCGCTGCCGATCTCGCTGAAATGGTGGCCGACTGGCAGCCGGACGGCGCGGCCCGCAAGCAGCTCGCCGAAAAGGGTGCCGATGGCGGTCTCGCGACGATCCTGACCGGTATCGGGTCGCTCTCCTATGGCGAACTCGCCGGCGAGCGCACCAAGCTGGCCTTGCTTCTGCACGATCCGGAAGAGGAGCATGACTGCTTCTCCGACAACACTGCCAACAGCCACTACTATGATCAGGCCGGCATGGTCTCGATCTGGCAGGCCAGCTACAAGCGGACGGACGGCACGGTCGTCTCGGGCGCGAGCCTGCGCGACTATGTCGACGCCAAGCACCCCGAAGCGGCCAAGCGTCTCGACGAGGCGATGGCGGCGGCGACTGCCAAGATGCAGGTCCTGAAGGATACGTCCGACGGCGGCGAGAAGTTCGACCAGATGATCGCGGCTGGCAACGACAAGGGCAACAAGATCGTCGAGGACGTGGTTGACACGCTCGTGGCACAGGCCCGCGCGACCGAAGGCGTCGTTTCCGCCCTCGGCCTGACGATCAAGCTCGAGGGATCGGACAGCCTCGACAATCCGGCCGCGGTCGCGCAATAG
- the aztA gene encoding zinc ABC transporter ATP-binding protein AztA: MGSTLAPSVRCTDLTLSYRRHPAVHHLSGSFAPGSFTAIVGPNGAGKSTLLKGMVGLIKPDSGRVEIDGARRNEIAYLPQLSALDRAFPMRVIELASMGLWRRFGPFRRIGGKAMADVQAALETVGLSGFEDRSVGSLSGGQFQRALFARLLLQDARLILLDEPFTAIDARTTEALMDLVCAWHREGRTVIAVLHDIDLVREHMTETLLIAREKVAWGPTAETLTEANLMRSRHMQEAFEDDAELCERPAA; encoded by the coding sequence ATGGGTTCCACCTTGGCTCCTTCTGTCCGCTGCACGGACCTGACGCTCTCCTATCGCCGCCATCCGGCGGTGCATCATCTATCCGGGAGCTTCGCTCCTGGGTCTTTCACGGCGATCGTCGGGCCGAACGGCGCCGGCAAATCGACGCTCCTGAAGGGAATGGTCGGGCTGATCAAGCCGGATAGTGGCCGGGTCGAGATCGACGGCGCCCGCCGCAACGAGATCGCCTACCTCCCGCAGCTCAGCGCGCTCGACCGCGCCTTCCCGATGCGCGTCATCGAACTCGCCTCGATGGGCCTGTGGCGGCGTTTCGGGCCGTTCCGCCGCATCGGCGGCAAGGCGATGGCCGACGTCCAGGCGGCGCTCGAGACGGTCGGGCTTTCCGGCTTCGAGGATCGCAGTGTCGGCTCGCTTTCCGGCGGCCAGTTCCAGCGTGCGCTCTTCGCCCGTCTGTTGCTGCAGGATGCACGGCTGATCCTGCTCGACGAACCCTTTACGGCGATCGACGCGCGCACGACCGAGGCGCTGATGGACCTCGTCTGCGCCTGGCATCGTGAGGGCCGGACCGTGATCGCCGTGCTGCACGACATCGACCTGGTGCGCGAGCACATGACCGAGACGCTGCTGATCGCGCGCGAAAAGGTTGCCTGGGGGCCGACGGCCGAAACGCTGACCGAGGCCAATCTCATGCGCTCCCGCCATATGCAGGAAGCCTTCGAGGACGATGCCGAGCTCTGCGAGAGGCCTGCGGCGTGA
- a CDS encoding metal ABC transporter permease, translated as MRRALVGCVTLSISGAPIGVFLILRRMSLMGDVMAHAILPGAAIGFLLSGFSLFAMTTGGVIAGLLVALGAGAISRSTPLREDASFAAFYLVSLGLGVLIVSLKGSNIDLLHVLFGNVLALDDPALFLIAGIATVTLVTLAFIYRLLVAECFDPGFLKSVGGSGGLVHFLFLALVVLNLVGGFNALGTLMVVGLIILPAASASFWSESIAGQILAAALIGIVSSLVGLLFSFHADLPSSPAIILTAGAIHAGSILVGTRGSYLARAFRPRHLRG; from the coding sequence ATGCGGCGCGCGCTGGTCGGCTGCGTCACGCTATCGATCTCGGGCGCCCCGATCGGCGTCTTCCTGATCCTGCGTCGCATGAGCCTGATGGGCGATGTGATGGCGCATGCGATCCTGCCGGGCGCCGCGATCGGCTTCCTGCTGTCGGGCTTCTCGCTCTTCGCCATGACCACGGGCGGCGTCATTGCCGGCCTGCTCGTGGCGCTGGGGGCGGGCGCGATCTCGCGCTCGACGCCGCTGCGCGAGGATGCGAGCTTCGCCGCCTTCTATCTGGTGTCGCTCGGGCTCGGCGTGCTGATCGTTTCGCTCAAGGGCTCGAACATCGATCTGCTGCATGTGCTGTTCGGCAATGTGTTGGCGCTCGATGACCCGGCGCTGTTCCTGATCGCCGGCATCGCCACGGTAACGCTGGTGACGCTGGCGTTCATCTACCGCCTGCTGGTCGCCGAATGTTTCGATCCGGGCTTCCTCAAGAGTGTCGGCGGCAGTGGCGGGCTGGTGCATTTCCTGTTCCTGGCGCTCGTCGTGCTCAACCTCGTTGGCGGCTTTAATGCGCTGGGCACGCTGATGGTCGTCGGCCTGATCATCCTGCCTGCGGCCTCGGCCTCGTTCTGGAGCGAGAGCATAGCCGGGCAGATCCTCGCCGCCGCGCTCATCGGCATCGTCTCTTCCCTGGTCGGCCTGCTGTTCTCCTTTCACGCCGATCTTCCCTCTTCGCCGGCCATCATCCTGACCGCCGGCGCCATCCATGCCGGCTCGATCCTTGTCGGCACGCGCGGCAGCTATCTCGCCCGCGCCTTCCGGCCGCGGCACCTCCGCGGCTGA
- a CDS encoding metal ABC transporter substrate-binding protein: MQLKRFSLALAMALSLAGTALAAEPVKVVASFSVLGDLAAEVGGDHVEVTTLVGPNGDAHVFEPSPKDAKALGAASLLVENGLGLEHWLQRLVDVSGFKGTTVIASTGVEPRLWTGDADEAEELAKDSSGRAIDPHAWQNAANGILYVNNIVAGLSSVDPANAADYKANGDKLVAKLQTIDARLKADFGALPEAKRKIVTSHDAFGYFGAAYGVTFIAPEGLSTESEVSASAIAAIIKQIRDEKIQAIFVENITDPRLLKQIAQETGVKIGGELFSDALSPADGPAPTYVKMFQNNEAQLLSAMSGS; encoded by the coding sequence ATGCAGCTCAAGCGTTTTTCCCTCGCGCTTGCCATGGCGCTTTCCCTTGCCGGGACGGCGCTGGCCGCTGAACCGGTCAAGGTGGTGGCGAGCTTTTCCGTCCTTGGTGATCTTGCTGCCGAAGTCGGCGGCGACCATGTCGAGGTCACGACGCTGGTGGGCCCGAATGGCGATGCGCATGTCTTCGAACCCAGCCCGAAGGATGCCAAGGCCCTCGGTGCCGCCAGCCTTCTCGTCGAGAACGGGCTCGGCCTCGAGCATTGGCTGCAGCGCCTTGTCGACGTCTCCGGCTTCAAGGGAACGACGGTGATCGCCTCGACCGGCGTCGAGCCGCGCCTGTGGACCGGCGATGCGGACGAGGCCGAGGAACTCGCCAAGGATTCCTCCGGCCGTGCGATTGATCCGCATGCCTGGCAGAATGCTGCCAACGGCATCCTCTACGTCAACAATATCGTCGCCGGACTTTCGTCGGTCGATCCGGCCAACGCCGCCGACTACAAGGCGAATGGCGACAAGCTCGTCGCCAAGCTCCAGACGATCGATGCCCGGCTCAAGGCGGATTTCGGCGCGTTGCCGGAAGCCAAGCGCAAGATCGTCACCAGCCATGACGCCTTCGGCTATTTCGGCGCCGCCTATGGCGTGACCTTCATCGCGCCGGAAGGCCTCAGCACCGAGAGCGAAGTTTCCGCCTCGGCCATCGCCGCGATCATCAAGCAGATCCGCGACGAGAAGATCCAGGCGATCTTCGTCGAGAACATCACCGATCCGCGCCTCCTGAAGCAGATCGCGCAGGAGACCGGCGTCAAAATCGGCGGCGAGCTCTTCTCCGACGCATTGTCGCCTGCCGATGGCCCCGCGCCAACCTATGTGAAGATGTTCCAGAACAACGAAGCGCAGCTGCTATCCGCCATGAGCGGCAGCTAG
- a CDS encoding sugar kinase produces MGPEIVCIGEPMVELNQPKQGGDFHPGHGGDASNCAVAAARQGASVGMITALGADSFGQSFFDLWQAEGIDASAVKIDPSAPTGIYFVTHGPDGHVFSYRRAGSAASRLTPEELPLDYVRNARVIHASGISQAISSAATDLVFLAMRTARSAGTLVSYDTNLRLRLWPIDRARATIHAAAGLSDILKTSSEDAKELAGTTEPDRIADFYLRLGPKIVIVTMGAEGALVATPSQRVTVPAIAVKPVDATGAGDTFDGAFLSEYLREGDPFAAARYANAAAGLATEGYGAVAPMPRRAAVEAALVGRG; encoded by the coding sequence TTGGGTCCGGAAATCGTCTGCATCGGCGAGCCGATGGTCGAATTGAACCAGCCAAAGCAGGGCGGCGATTTCCACCCCGGCCATGGCGGCGACGCGTCGAACTGCGCCGTCGCCGCCGCGCGCCAGGGCGCCTCGGTCGGCATGATCACCGCACTTGGCGCCGACAGCTTCGGCCAATCCTTCTTCGATCTGTGGCAGGCCGAAGGGATCGACGCGAGCGCGGTGAAGATCGACCCCTCGGCGCCGACCGGGATCTATTTCGTCACCCATGGTCCGGATGGCCATGTCTTCTCCTACCGTCGCGCCGGTTCTGCGGCGAGCCGGCTGACGCCGGAGGAGTTGCCGCTGGATTATGTCCGCAATGCCCGCGTTATCCATGCCTCGGGCATCAGCCAGGCGATCTCGTCGGCCGCGACCGACCTCGTCTTCCTGGCCATGCGCACGGCGCGCAGCGCTGGGACGCTTGTCTCCTACGACACCAATCTGCGGCTCAGGCTCTGGCCGATCGATCGCGCCCGCGCCACCATCCATGCGGCGGCGGGGCTTTCCGACATCCTGAAGACCAGTTCCGAAGATGCGAAGGAACTGGCCGGAACCACCGAGCCGGACCGGATCGCCGACTTCTATCTCCGCCTCGGGCCGAAGATCGTCATCGTCACCATGGGAGCGGAGGGAGCGCTGGTCGCGACGCCAAGCCAGCGCGTGACCGTGCCCGCCATTGCTGTGAAGCCGGTCGATGCGACAGGCGCGGGCGACACGTTCGACGGCGCCTTCCTGTCTGAATATCTACGCGAGGGCGATCCCTTCGCGGCGGCGCGCTATGCCAATGCGGCGGCGGGGCTCGCCACGGAGGGCTACGGCGCCGTCGCACCGATGCCGAGGCGTGCCGCCGTCGAGGCGGCGCTCGTCGGGCGAGGCTGA
- a CDS encoding aldo/keto reductase family oxidoreductase, translated as MTIQTSGIYRLGDRDVTRLGYGAMQLAGPGVFGPPKDPAAAVAVLREAVAQGVDHIDTSDFYGPHVTNRLIREALAPYADDLTIVTKVGARRGEDASWIPAFSPDELIAQVHDNLRNLGVETLDVVNLRIIYDVHGPKEGPIEAQVEALAALKGSGLIRHIGLSNATRAQIETARAIAPIACVQNLYNLAHRDDDALIDDLARDGIAYVPFFPLGGFTPLQSSTLSEVAAELGATPMQIALAWLLHRAPNILLIPGTSSVAHLRENLAAAEIELPEAALRALDGIAEATKAG; from the coding sequence ATGACCATCCAGACATCCGGAATCTATCGTCTCGGCGACCGCGACGTCACGCGGCTCGGCTATGGCGCCATGCAACTTGCCGGGCCCGGCGTCTTCGGCCCGCCAAAGGACCCGGCGGCGGCTGTCGCCGTATTGCGCGAAGCCGTTGCGCAGGGCGTCGATCATATCGATACCAGCGACTTCTACGGCCCCCACGTCACCAACCGGCTGATCCGCGAAGCCCTTGCTCCCTATGCCGACGATCTGACGATCGTCACCAAGGTCGGCGCGCGGCGCGGAGAAGACGCTTCCTGGATACCTGCGTTCTCGCCGGACGAATTGATCGCCCAGGTGCACGACAATCTGCGCAATCTCGGTGTCGAGACGCTGGATGTTGTCAATCTGCGCATCATCTACGACGTTCATGGCCCCAAGGAAGGACCGATCGAAGCACAGGTCGAGGCGCTCGCCGCCTTGAAGGGGAGCGGCCTGATCCGCCATATCGGCCTCAGCAATGCGACGCGGGCTCAGATCGAGACGGCGCGCGCCATTGCTCCGATCGCCTGCGTGCAGAACCTCTATAATCTGGCCCATCGCGACGACGACGCTCTCATCGACGATCTCGCCCGGGACGGAATCGCCTATGTGCCGTTCTTCCCGCTCGGCGGCTTCACGCCGCTGCAATCCTCGACCTTATCGGAGGTCGCGGCAGAGCTTGGCGCCACACCGATGCAGATCGCGCTCGCCTGGCTGCTCCACCGCGCCCCGAACATCCTGCTCATCCCCGGCACGTCCTCGGTGGCGCACCTGCGGGAGAATCTCGCCGCGGCCGAAATCGAGCTGCCCGAGGCTGCGCTGCGGGCGCTGGATGGGATCGCCGAAGCCACCAAGGCCGGCTGA
- a CDS encoding LysR family transcriptional regulator has translation MKSDLGDLDSFVAVAEAGGFRDAARLTGGSASGLSEAVRRLETRLGVRLLNRTTRSVLPTEAGRHLLERVAPALREVESALDGVHGFRDRPAGTLRLNVPVSVEKIVLPEILPPFLAAYPEIRLDVTAEDEFVDLLAAGCDAGIRYDERLEQDMIAVPIGPRIQRFGAAAAPAYLDRRGRPQHPHDLLDHACMRFRFSSGVRPLWEFERDGEVVRIDPTGQLEVQPAGAIDLAIKAAIGGVGIVTSFEDWLRPHFISGALEPVLEDWWPSFSGPFLYYPGRRLVPAPLRAFIDFIKAPAAIR, from the coding sequence ATGAAATCGGACCTCGGGGATCTCGATTCCTTTGTCGCTGTGGCTGAGGCTGGCGGCTTCCGCGACGCAGCGCGACTCACCGGGGGGAGCGCGTCGGGACTCAGTGAGGCTGTACGGCGGTTGGAAACGCGGCTCGGCGTCCGTCTGCTCAATCGCACCACACGCAGCGTCCTGCCCACCGAGGCTGGGCGACATCTCCTGGAGCGCGTCGCGCCCGCGCTGAGGGAAGTGGAATCGGCGCTCGACGGCGTCCATGGATTTCGAGATCGTCCCGCTGGGACGTTACGGCTGAACGTTCCCGTCAGCGTAGAGAAGATCGTCCTACCCGAGATCTTACCGCCATTTCTTGCGGCCTATCCCGAAATCCGGCTGGATGTGACTGCCGAGGACGAGTTCGTCGACCTGCTGGCTGCGGGCTGCGATGCCGGGATCCGATATGATGAGCGGCTGGAGCAGGACATGATCGCGGTGCCGATCGGCCCGCGCATTCAGCGCTTCGGGGCGGCCGCCGCGCCGGCCTATCTCGATCGGCGAGGCCGCCCTCAGCATCCTCACGATCTGCTGGACCACGCCTGCATGCGCTTCCGCTTTTCGAGCGGTGTTCGTCCCTTATGGGAATTCGAGCGCGACGGCGAGGTGGTGAGGATCGATCCCACCGGACAACTCGAAGTCCAGCCGGCAGGGGCCATCGATCTTGCAATAAAGGCTGCGATCGGCGGCGTCGGAATTGTCACCAGCTTCGAGGACTGGCTCCGCCCTCATTTCATCAGCGGCGCGCTGGAGCCTGTGCTGGAGGATTGGTGGCCGTCCTTCTCAGGACCCTTCCTCTACTATCCCGGCCGCCGTCTCGTGCCGGCGCCGCTGCGGGCCTTCATTGATTTCATCAAGGCGCCAGCGGCCATCCGCTGA